In Oncorhynchus nerka isolate Pitt River linkage group LG26, Oner_Uvic_2.0, whole genome shotgun sequence, one DNA window encodes the following:
- the LOC135564878 gene encoding prisilkin-39-like, which produces MKTSRWGFLYHEGFYSGYSVLYPGGLYSHYSVLYHEGFYSGYSVLYPGGLYSHYSVLYHRGLYSGYSVLYHEGLYSHYSVLYPGGLYSHYSVLYRGGLYSHYSVLYTGGLYSHYSVLYRGGLYSHYSVLYPGGLYSQYSVLYRGGLYSHYSVLYPGGLYSQYSVLYREGLYSHYSVLYRGGLYSHYSGLYSQYSVLYRGGLYSHYSVLYRGGLYSHDSVLYPGGLYSHYYVLYRRGLYSHYSVLYRGGLYSHYSVLYPGGLYSHYSVLYRGGLYSHYSVLYHRGLYSHYSVLYPGGLYSDNSVLYHR; this is translated from the exons ATGAAGACGAGCAGATGGGGGTTCCTCTACCACGAGGGATTCTACTCTggctactctgtcctctaccccGGGGGACTCTACTCTcactactctgtcctctaccacgaGGGATTCTACTCTggctactctgtcctctaccccGGGGGACTCTACTCTcactactctgtcctctaccacaggggactctactctggctactctgtcctctaccacgagggactctactctcactactctgtcctctaccccGGGGGACTCTACTCTcactactctgtcctctaccGCGGGGGACTCTACTCTCACTACTCTGTCCTCTACACCGGGGGACTCTACTCTcactactctgtcctctaccGCGGGGGACTCTACTCTcactactctgtcctctaccctGGGGGACTCTACTCTCAATACTCTGTCCTCTACCGCGGGGGACTCTACTCTcactactctgtcctctaccccGGGGGACTCTACTCTCAATACTCTGTCCTCTACCGCGAGGGACTCTACTCTcactactctgtcctctaccGCGGGGGACTCTACTCTcactactct GGACTCTACTCTCAATACTCTGTCCTCTACCGCGGGGGACTCTACTCTcactactctgtcctctaccGCGGGGGACTCTACTCTCACGACTCTGTCCTCTACCCCGGGGGACTCTACTCTCACTACTATGTCCTCTACCGCAGGGGACTCTACTCTcactactctgtcctctaccGCGGGGGACTCTACTCTcactactctgtcctctaccccGGGGGACTCTACTCTcactactctgtcctctaccGCGGGGGACTCTACTCTcactactctgtcctctaccacaggggactctactctcactactctgtcctctaccccGGGGGACTCTACTCTGAcaactctgtcctctaccacaggtga